One Cytobacillus luteolus genomic window carries:
- a CDS encoding patatin-like phospholipase family protein: MNRTGISLGGGSLRGVAHIGVLKELVKNEVDITHVAGTSAGSVVGGLFASGMNPDKMITVLEDLSIRRHVDIGFNRKGWIKGDRIYQTLLKLTEGKHFSDLDLPFAVVCVDLLSGEIVVIDSGEVALAIRASIAIPGLFSPVEMENKLLVDGYILNNNPADIVRSMGAENVTSVRVRSSNTPQPTNILSFINRYIDIASQKNTERCLTQYTDVLIDIDLKDIGRFETKSLSEVIDLGQLEARRVLTRKRIKSEKVIYLDEWMQKIN, encoded by the coding sequence ATGAATCGAACGGGGATATCACTCGGCGGTGGCAGTTTAAGAGGAGTTGCGCATATAGGCGTGTTAAAGGAATTAGTTAAAAATGAAGTAGATATTACCCATGTTGCTGGGACGAGTGCTGGGTCAGTAGTTGGTGGATTATTTGCAAGTGGTATGAATCCAGACAAAATGATTACTGTCTTAGAAGATTTATCCATTCGTCGTCATGTTGATATTGGGTTTAATCGTAAAGGATGGATTAAAGGAGATCGAATTTATCAAACCTTACTAAAGTTAACGGAGGGTAAGCATTTCTCAGATTTAGACCTTCCATTTGCAGTTGTTTGTGTGGACTTACTTTCAGGAGAAATAGTAGTTATTGATTCAGGTGAGGTAGCATTGGCTATTAGAGCAAGTATAGCCATACCTGGCTTGTTCTCACCAGTTGAGATGGAAAATAAATTATTAGTAGATGGCTATATCTTAAACAACAACCCCGCAGATATTGTTAGAAGCATGGGCGCAGAAAATGTCACCTCTGTTAGAGTTAGAAGCTCCAATACTCCTCAACCAACGAATATTTTATCCTTTATAAATCGCTATATAGATATTGCTAGTCAAAAAAATACAGAACGGTGTCTTACTCAATATACCGATGTGTTAATTGATATCGACCTTAAGGACATCGGCAGATTTGAAACTAAATCCTTATCAGAAGTCATTGACTTAGGTCAGCTAGAAGCGAGACGCGTACTAACAAGGAAACGTATTAAGAGTGAAAAAGTTATTTATTTGGATGAATGGATGCAGAAAATTAATTAG
- a CDS encoding GntR family transcriptional regulator, with amino-acid sequence MKERSSEIIGRKIIQSILEGDFSINEHLQPERDLATLFSVGRPTIREALQRLERDGWITIRKGMPAIVNDYWKQGNLMTIVDILQYHEEIPDELIKYMLELRISLSPTYVKDAIVHNRVKVIALFVPLDELSDDAGSYADFDWNLQLGIAKLSPNPIFLLILNSFKDIYQKMAEKYFGSQNHRKQSYQYYTELLNAILKGEVEETEALTRKMMETSLILWSEKVKGGD; translated from the coding sequence ATGAAGGAGCGGTCTTCAGAGATTATTGGGAGGAAAATTATACAGTCTATCTTAGAAGGGGATTTCAGTATTAATGAACATCTTCAACCTGAAAGAGATCTCGCCACCCTATTTAGTGTGGGGAGGCCAACGATTAGAGAAGCTTTGCAAAGATTAGAGCGAGATGGATGGATTACGATACGTAAAGGGATGCCAGCGATAGTAAATGATTACTGGAAGCAAGGTAACTTAATGACAATTGTAGATATCCTTCAATATCATGAAGAAATCCCAGATGAACTCATAAAATATATGCTCGAATTGAGAATATCTTTATCTCCAACCTATGTTAAAGATGCGATTGTTCATAATCGGGTGAAGGTTATTGCATTATTTGTGCCTCTCGATGAGTTGTCAGATGATGCAGGCAGTTATGCAGATTTTGATTGGAACTTACAACTGGGCATTGCTAAATTATCACCAAATCCAATTTTTTTACTTATCCTTAACAGCTTTAAAGACATCTATCAAAAAATGGCTGAGAAGTACTTTGGGAGTCAAAATCATCGAAAACAATCCTATCAATATTACACTGAGTTATTAAACGCAATATTAAAGGGAGAAGTAGAGGAAACAGAAGCATTGACAAGAAAGATGATGGAAACAAGTCTAATTCTTTGGAGTGAAAAGGTGAAGGGGGGAGACTAA
- a CDS encoding ABC transporter ATP-binding protein, translated as MEKQEYKLKPFLSLILSTNIPKAALIIGLVASILTTITGLIVPLLTKNLVDNFSVEALSVSLMIMIGAAFILQAIISGISIYLLSLVGQKIVASLRDRMWSKLIRLPVPFFDKQSSGETVSRVVNDTSIVKELISTHFPQFITGIISIIGAVIILLIMDWKMTLVMLISVPLTMAIMIPLGKKMAKISRGLQDETATFTGDIQQTLSEIRLMKSSTAEKTEEANGMLGISKLLHYGLKEARIFALIGPIMHLVIMAVIVMIIAYGGMRVANGTMSTGSLIAFLLYLFQIIMPITSFAMFFTQLQKAKGATERIIDILELPLEEDHVGVEFDIGGLPIIVSDVSFSYSEDEPVIQQVSLEAQPGQMIAFAGPSGGGKTTMFGLIERFYEPSAGQILVGSTPIQELSLHSWRSQIGYVSQESAMMAGTIRENLCYGLEEDELPTDEQLWKVAEMAYADQFIKGFPKGFDTEVGERGVKLSGGQRQRIAIARAFLRDPKILMMDEATASLDSQSESVVQQALTRLMEGRTTFVIAHRLSTIVNADKIVFIENGKVTGSGTHQELVESHPLYREYAEQQLA; from the coding sequence ATGGAAAAACAAGAGTATAAACTAAAACCTTTTTTATCTCTTATCTTATCAACGAATATTCCTAAAGCGGCTCTTATCATTGGACTAGTCGCTAGTATTCTTACGACAATTACAGGTTTGATTGTTCCTCTGTTAACAAAGAATTTAGTAGACAATTTTTCGGTAGAAGCACTTAGTGTCTCCCTTATGATTATGATTGGAGCTGCATTTATCCTCCAAGCAATTATCAGTGGAATTTCAATTTATTTACTAAGCCTAGTTGGACAAAAGATAGTCGCTAGCCTTCGAGATCGTATGTGGTCGAAACTGATTCGATTGCCTGTTCCTTTTTTTGATAAACAATCAAGTGGTGAAACTGTGAGTCGGGTTGTTAATGATACAAGTATTGTAAAAGAGCTTATATCAACACACTTTCCTCAGTTTATTACAGGAATCATTTCTATTATAGGAGCGGTCATTATATTGCTGATCATGGATTGGAAAATGACCTTAGTTATGTTGATTTCCGTCCCACTTACAATGGCAATCATGATTCCACTCGGAAAGAAAATGGCCAAAATCTCACGAGGACTTCAAGACGAAACAGCAACATTCACCGGAGACATTCAACAGACATTAAGTGAAATTCGATTAATGAAATCATCAACAGCTGAAAAAACCGAAGAAGCAAATGGCATGCTAGGTATCTCGAAGCTTTTGCATTACGGCTTAAAGGAAGCCAGGATTTTTGCACTTATTGGTCCCATTATGCATCTTGTGATTATGGCTGTTATTGTAATGATTATTGCTTACGGAGGTATGCGTGTCGCAAATGGAACGATGTCTACTGGGTCTCTAATCGCTTTTTTACTTTACCTATTTCAAATCATTATGCCTATTACCTCGTTCGCAATGTTTTTTACACAACTTCAAAAAGCAAAAGGAGCAACAGAACGAATTATTGACATACTTGAACTCCCTCTAGAAGAAGACCATGTTGGAGTAGAATTTGATATCGGTGGCCTCCCGATTATTGTTTCAGACGTTTCTTTTTCATATAGTGAAGATGAGCCCGTGATCCAGCAGGTATCTTTAGAGGCTCAGCCAGGTCAAATGATTGCTTTTGCTGGTCCAAGCGGTGGGGGTAAAACAACGATGTTTGGTTTAATTGAACGTTTTTATGAACCATCAGCCGGTCAGATTCTTGTTGGATCCACTCCAATTCAGGAGCTTTCTCTTCATTCGTGGCGCAGTCAAATCGGATATGTTTCACAGGAAAGTGCAATGATGGCAGGTACCATCAGAGAAAACCTTTGCTATGGATTAGAGGAGGATGAGCTACCAACCGATGAACAACTCTGGAAGGTTGCAGAAATGGCCTACGCAGATCAGTTTATCAAAGGATTCCCTAAAGGATTTGATACTGAGGTAGGGGAACGTGGGGTAAAATTATCCGGTGGCCAAAGGCAACGAATTGCAATCGCCCGTGCTTTTTTACGTGATCCTAAAATTCTTATGATGGATGAGGCAACTGCTAGTTTAGACAGTCAATCTGAAAGTGTGGTACAGCAAGCTTTAACCCGCTTAATGGAAGGACGTACTACGTTTGTCATCGCACATCGATTATCGACCATTGTTAATGCAGATAAAATAGTTTTTATAGAAAATGGTAAGGTTACAGGCAGTGGGACTCACCAAGAGTTGGTAGAGTCACATCCTTTGTACCGAGAATATGCAGAACAACAATTAGCGTAG
- a CDS encoding small acid-soluble spore protein H, translating to MNKQRAQEIAASPVMANVTYNEVPVYIQHVDDTNEMARIYPLDEPQQEQEVPVTSLIEH from the coding sequence ATGAACAAACAAAGAGCACAAGAAATTGCGGCATCTCCAGTCATGGCAAATGTTACATATAATGAGGTACCTGTGTATATTCAACATGTTGATGATACGAACGAAATGGCTCGCATTTATCCCCTTGATGAGCCACAACAAGAACAAGAGGTTCCTGTGACTAGCTTAATTGAACATTAG
- a CDS encoding GGDEF domain-containing protein — translation MTSYFFYTNQALTQLKRRIYLALIPIFILSFGTVCLLVLSSGNSDMGKYVSLLSQIGVLVLCMILLWVNKRNTNVIDILLFLSTTLIYNSNLSFNILTELGNNGNVHLGPIAYWMATTYLLYFFIFKRKVALIFSVLALSYSVILSSIHTLTSPFSDSNTIDTLIQFNMATIGFIICLYFTQHIFEGFLEVEVNKRNAVTDYLTGLPNRRNLDNVLQEKILAVQNSKQPLSIILFDVDNFKRINDIYGHEIGDEVLVELTTYLSKQLPTTAHFGRWGGEEFLIIAENLNKIECIKLGETLREIISNHHFQEVGSITCSFGIAELQTTDQPKDLLKRADEALYLAKEYGKNQVQYTA, via the coding sequence ATGACAAGTTACTTTTTCTATACCAATCAAGCATTAACACAACTTAAACGCCGAATTTATCTGGCATTGATTCCAATTTTCATTTTATCTTTTGGAACGGTGTGTCTTCTCGTGCTTAGCAGTGGCAACAGTGACATGGGTAAGTATGTGTCTTTACTATCACAAATAGGCGTTTTAGTTCTTTGTATGATTTTATTATGGGTAAATAAACGCAATACCAATGTGATTGATATTTTATTATTCTTATCCACTACACTTATATATAACTCAAATCTTAGCTTTAATATTTTGACTGAGCTTGGTAATAACGGAAATGTCCACTTAGGCCCAATTGCGTACTGGATGGCAACTACTTATCTTCTCTATTTCTTTATATTCAAAAGGAAGGTTGCCCTCATTTTTTCTGTGTTGGCATTATCTTATAGTGTAATTCTTAGTAGTATTCATACCTTAACAAGCCCATTTTCAGACAGTAATACGATTGATACATTAATCCAATTTAATATGGCAACGATCGGATTCATTATTTGTTTGTATTTTACTCAGCATATATTTGAAGGCTTCTTAGAGGTCGAAGTAAATAAAAGAAATGCTGTCACAGATTATTTAACAGGCTTACCGAATCGAAGAAACCTCGACAATGTGCTTCAGGAAAAAATACTAGCAGTACAAAATAGCAAACAGCCTCTTTCAATTATTTTATTTGATGTAGATAACTTTAAGAGAATAAATGATATTTATGGACATGAAATTGGAGATGAAGTCTTAGTTGAACTAACTACCTATTTATCAAAACAGCTCCCAACGACTGCTCACTTTGGCAGATGGGGTGGGGAAGAATTTTTGATTATTGCAGAGAACCTCAACAAAATTGAATGTATAAAGCTTGGGGAAACACTGAGAGAGATTATTTCGAACCATCACTTCCAAGAGGTAGGAAGCATCACATGCAGCTTCGGTATCGCAGAACTTCAAACAACGGACCAACCAAAAGATCTATTAAAACGTGCTGACGAAGCACTATATCTCGCAAAAGAATATGGAAAAAACCAAGTTCAATATACTGCATAA
- a CDS encoding sterol desaturase family protein translates to MKSKGLYRDFFLHFDILAMACIFLGVVGSLLTMELTLSVFLYITIGIITYMFSEYLTHRFVFHIKAPKNALFLKLIKRLHYDHHKKPNDLKLLFLPIWYSLPSLFTLSLIFFIITGSVVATLSFTVGILFMFFVYEWKHYVAHRPFKPKTRFGKWLKKTHVLHHYKNENYWYGVSTPFVDVLFGTLKDEKNVETSQTAKDLENRF, encoded by the coding sequence ATGAAGAGTAAAGGGCTTTATAGAGACTTCTTTTTACATTTCGATATTTTAGCTATGGCGTGCATCTTCCTCGGAGTAGTAGGGTCCTTACTAACTATGGAACTTACACTCTCAGTATTTTTGTATATTACGATAGGAATTATCACGTATATGTTTAGTGAGTATCTAACCCATCGATTTGTATTCCATATAAAAGCGCCAAAAAACGCACTTTTTCTAAAATTGATTAAACGTTTGCATTATGACCATCATAAGAAACCAAATGATTTGAAGTTGCTTTTTTTACCTATCTGGTATAGCCTACCAAGTCTGTTTACTTTATCACTAATTTTCTTCATAATTACGGGCTCAGTGGTTGCAACCTTGTCATTTACAGTGGGTATTCTTTTTATGTTCTTTGTGTATGAGTGGAAGCACTATGTAGCCCACCGTCCATTTAAACCTAAAACTAGATTTGGGAAATGGTTAAAGAAAACTCATGTTTTACACCATTATAAAAACGAAAACTATTGGTATGGAGTTTCTACTCCTTTTGTAGATGTTCTATTTGGAACATTAAAAGATGAAAAGAATGTGGAAACTAGTCAAACAGCGAAGGACTTAGAGAATAGATTTTAA
- a CDS encoding GGDEF domain-containing protein — MHLGTFSYWMPLVYLMIFFTFRGKTALLFSFTNFVLSLIPGFYHIFFSEHVVAQTMDTLLQYYVSILGLIICLYFVQHMFEVFMQADAAKRLANTDYLTSIYNRRKMDTVLNAEITRVAKTKEVLSAILFDVDNFKKINDQYGHDVGDSVLKELTEIIHKQLPKNTYFGRWGGEEFLLITSGNSTKELAEQVRVAISQHHFTGIDKSVTCSFGVATLLENELTKDIISRADEALYKAKDNGKNQVCIAS; from the coding sequence ATGCACTTAGGTACATTTTCATATTGGATGCCATTAGTGTATTTAATGATTTTCTTTACGTTTAGAGGTAAAACAGCATTACTCTTTTCTTTCACAAACTTTGTGCTTAGTTTGATACCAGGTTTTTATCATATTTTTTTCAGTGAGCATGTAGTAGCTCAAACAATGGATACTTTACTTCAATATTATGTTTCAATTTTAGGTCTTATCATCTGTTTATACTTTGTACAGCATATGTTTGAAGTTTTTATGCAGGCGGATGCTGCTAAGAGATTGGCTAACACAGATTATCTTACATCGATATATAATAGAAGGAAAATGGACACGGTCCTTAATGCTGAAATTACTAGAGTTGCAAAAACGAAGGAAGTTTTATCAGCTATTCTATTTGATGTTGATAATTTCAAAAAAATTAATGATCAATATGGACATGATGTGGGTGATAGTGTTTTAAAAGAGCTAACAGAAATCATTCACAAACAATTGCCGAAAAATACTTACTTTGGTAGGTGGGGTGGCGAAGAATTCCTTTTAATTACAAGTGGAAATTCTACTAAAGAATTAGCTGAACAGGTTAGGGTGGCTATCTCACAGCATCACTTTACCGGAATCGACAAGTCAGTCACTTGTAGCTTTGGAGTTGCGACTTTACTAGAAAACGAGTTAACAAAGGACATAATCAGCCGTGCCGATGAAGCATTATATAAAGCGAAAGATAATGGCAAAAATCAAGTATGCATAGCGAGTTAA
- a CDS encoding MarR family winged helix-turn-helix transcriptional regulator — protein MTENNIKELVDRYIEVSFSVNSKAESLVKEQISSDLTNDQHYTLRYMHKVGTCTSSELAEVFNVKKSAITAMINRMWEKGFIERTRDENDRRVVYLTLTDKGNELFLKTEQRIHKLVESLITKFEQTEIEQFIKTFEKLNQLLQESNDKVEE, from the coding sequence ATGACTGAAAACAATATTAAAGAGCTAGTCGATCGCTATATCGAAGTATCCTTTTCAGTAAATAGTAAAGCTGAATCTCTAGTGAAAGAGCAAATTAGCAGTGATTTAACGAATGACCAGCACTACACATTAAGGTACATGCATAAGGTTGGTACTTGTACGTCCTCTGAATTAGCTGAAGTATTTAATGTGAAAAAAAGTGCAATAACAGCCATGATTAATCGCATGTGGGAAAAAGGATTTATTGAAAGAACACGTGATGAAAATGATCGAAGAGTGGTTTACTTAACGCTAACGGATAAAGGTAATGAATTATTTTTGAAAACTGAACAACGAATTCATAAGTTAGTAGAGTCGTTGATTACTAAATTTGAACAAACTGAGATTGAACAATTCATCAAGACATTTGAAAAACTCAATCAACTATTACAAGAAAGTAACGATAAAGTGGAGGAATAG